The sequence ATAATACCCACGTTCATACGCAAACCTCGCATGCTTCAAGAACTCCTCAGCCCTTTGACTTAGGAAACCCATTACCCCGATTACTCAATATAACACCTATTTAACCATGTCCTTTGGAAACCAACCACTCTTGGTCCTGACCAAGCCTTTTCCCTCAATGTACCTCCTCACTCTATCCCTAACGTCATCAAAAACCCTTGAATCGCCGCAAAGTACCTTACCATCAGTTACGGCATCGAGTATTATCATAGAACTCTCTCAAGAAACCTATTATTCGCTAAGTCCTCCTTCGCGTAATCCCCAAACCTCCTTGCCTTATTAAGCCAGGGCTCTGCCATTAAATTATGAGTAGTGCATTATGAGGACGCTATTAAGGTTTATCTCGTCACCTTCGTTGACATTATCATTACTATGAATGCCGTGATCGAGGCTATCACGAAGGATTATACGAAGGATTCCTTGCCAGGTACCTCATAGAATATGGGCATGCCATTTAAGTAATAGGCGAGTAACGGGGTCCTATAGGTGGTCTCCAGGGAACCTGCAATTACCGGGCCTAGCGTATTACCCATGAGTCTCATGGCCGTGTTTGCCCTAGTCATTGTAGCCATCCTTTCCCTAGACGCTGATGATATTAATAACGTTATCTTGGTTATGGTCATGCCAGCTATGCCTATCATGCTTATTATCATCGCGACTATGGCGCTCATCAACTCATGCACATAAATGGCAGCCATCATTAACAAGTTTCTGATCACCGTTACCCTAGATGTTATGATTAATACCCTATTGGTTATGGCATTATAATACTAAGGACAAGCCTACACTGGTGTCCATAACCCCTTGTTCTTTACAGGTCCATTATATGGCATTTTAATAAACAATAATTGGCTATAGGGGCTTAGTAACTCAAACATGTAAGCAAGAACCTGGAATGATAGGAACATCCCAAAACCAGCAAGGGTAATACCACGAGATCCCCCGACTCCATTACACCGTATCGCCTTTCTAGGTTGATGGGATGGCATGGCGATCGCCTCCGCGTATATCGTGAAATTGACGTGAGAATTGCAATGTATCTCCACGTCTCGGAACTCAGCTTAATACCGACAAGGCTTCTGAGCGCGAAGATTAATATCAATGCCGGATTAAAAGTTGACTCACGATATCATTAAATGAGCAAAAGGGAATGGCCTTAGATTAATAAAGGTAAAAAGACACGTAAAGAAAGGATGAGTAAGAGGAATATTAGGCGTGTCGTTAAGGAACTCGAAAAGATACCAATAAATGTGCCCAGAGGATTTTCAGTAAACTCGGTAAGGGAAGATCGTGATAATAATTAATTCTACCTCCTTAGCGGTTTTACAGGTGGTATCGCATTTAGGTGCATTAACTCGTCGGGTATCGCCTTATTAATGGCTATCTCCCTATATATGTAGGCCGAGGGCCTCCAGTACTGCTTCTTAGTGACGTAATCAACGTATAGCAGGCCAAACCTCATGCTGAAGCCTGAGGCCCACTCGTAATTATCCGTCAATGACCAGTGTAGGTAGCCCCTAACATCAACCCCATCACTCAAGGCCCTATACACCTGGTAAATGTGGCTAACAAGGTAGTACGGCCTTAGGTAATCGGCCGAGTCAGCGATTCCGTTCTCGGTAACGTACATGGGCAGGTGATACCTCCTCCAGTATTTCATCAATACATCGTACAGGCCCTCCGGGTAAAACTCCCAACCAAAGTCACTGCACGGCCTATTATCAGGGCTTACGGAGTTCTTCTCACAGGTATGTCCATATCCAGGGACTATTATGTATGAATTATCGTTAATGAGCTTAACCACAACCCTTGAATAATAATTAACACCAATCCAATCAAGCCTATTCCTAAGATCCTCCCTAACCTCGCCATATAAGTTACCATGGATGATGGCATCAAAGAACGACCACCTAGCATCTCGCTCAACTAACTCTACGGCCTTCTCGTCATTATCAGTTAATGGAGTGAAGGCATTATTCGCATAGATAATCCCAATCGGTTTCTTACTAATCGTCTTAATCGCGTCGTAAGCCCTGGCATGGGCCTGAATTAAATTAGCCAAGGCCTTCATAGCCAGTATGGGATTTAAATACCCCGGCGGGAACCCCCACTTAACGTTGATATAGCCGTTCCAAGCAACCACGTTCGGCTCATTCATTGTTGAGTACACGTCAACTATGTCATCGAATTTCCAAGCCACATAGGCCGCGAACCTGGCGAAGTTGATCACTGTCTTAATGTCAAGCCAACCGGTGGGTCCTGAAAGATCGCCCCTCCTGACCCTAATTGGGTCATGAATCCATAGCGGTAGCGGCCAATGATAGAGGTTCAGTATGAAGAATATGTTCCTATTCTTTAAGTCATTGAAGATTGCCTTATAGTGTTCAATTGCAGCCTTATTAGATGTCTCATCGAGTCTTCTTAAGTCGCGTTCATCAACATCGATCTTGAGCACCTTATCGTTAACAACCTCAACATTACTACTGGGTGGCTCGGGCATTGGGTTTGGGAATACCCTGGACCACTCAACATTAACCCTGGCAATGTCAAGTCCCATCTTAATGGCATTCTCATGGAAAACCCTGTAAAGACCCCAGTAACCAGGTCCATTCTCTGGTAAATCGCCACTGACAAGACCTGACATTATATTCTCGCTATCGTGGACCCAAACCCACCAATCACTGTTGGGATCTTCATCACCTGGTATACCCATTTCGGATTGGAAGCCGGCCTGGGACCAACCGAACCTGAAGCTTCTGGGAAATGATAGTATCACGTATTAACTTAAAATTAGTATTGTTTTTAGGAATTACCATACTACACTTAAGGTTCTGCCCTGTTAGATTCAGGGTTCTAACCTATGGGCAAATGAACTGTGAAGAATGAACTGTGGTAATCATTAAAATCCTCAACAAAAGAGACTCTTTGCGTGGAAATAACGGCCTTAATTATCAGCACCACGAGGTCTAGGGCACCATTGCTTAGATACGCCATTTCCTCAGCGATTAATCAATCCAGAGGACCTAATGAATTAGTTGTTGTTATGTCATATTACGATAGGGAGATCAAGGATTTGGTTGATCCGTACGGTTTTGTGATTCACCATGTAAGCACCGGGGTAGGCCCAATGTGGGCCAGGGGCATTAGGGAGTCGAGTGGTGACGTTATTGCATTCCTTGATGATGACGATGAGTGGTTACAAAACAAGCTTAGTCATGTTGAGAAGGCATTCAGTAGCATTACTGGGCTTGGTCTTTATCATAACTTGTTTCAATTCGTTGATGCTAACGGTAATGAGCTACACTGCCATGAATTACCTGCCTATTACTGCTCAATGATCCTCAATAGGAGCGCCATTATTAAGGATGACCTTGGCTTGTACATGCGTTCCAAGGTTGATGAATGGTTGCACGCTGATTATTGGTCGTTATTCTACAACACGTCAAGTCTATCGGCGCTTAAGGATGCATTGACGAGTAGGCTTAATTTAATTGAAAGTATTAACCTATACTCCGACGCCTTATTTTTCATATTAGTACTAAGCCAATGCTACACCGTACTTCATGAACCAATTATCCTGACCAAGTATAGAATTCATGCCGGGCAAACATCAAGGAAAATCTTAAACGGTGAATTCATGGATATGGCTACTAGGGATCATGAATTATTTAATAGAATAATTAAGGAACATAATACCTGTAGGTAGTTTACGTATGCTGACTTGGCACATGATGTAATGCTTATATACACTAAGATCATTGCTTCATAATCGTGATCAACAAGAATGAAATCACTAAATATGCGGTTATAACAATACTAATGGTAATCACAATAACAACAATAACGTCACTGGCATCACAAAACACCATACAGGTAAATGTGGTAGTCCAGAGCATGGGCCCCTTGGGCAATGCCTCAATTACGTACATGGAATTTGTCCAGTCATATACGACCCAGATGCTCCATGCCTATGGCACAATCACTACAAATAATGAGGGGATTGCGGAAATACCGCAACCGCCGCCACCATTACCAGGTAAGGAGGATGTAATTGTTATTACGATTAATGCGACAGTAAGTAAAGCAACCGTGTTTAGGACATACACCTTCTACCTAACAAGTGAGAACTTCACTAATCAATTGAATATAACATTACCAGCACCTGAGTCAAGGGAAGTTTCAGGTAACCAAGGCATGTTGTTAATGGCAATAATCATAGTGATTGTGGCGCTGATAGTGGTAATAATATTAGCAATAAGGAGACCAAGAACATAATAATGTAATTAATAATTTTAACTAAAAAGCACACGTTTTGTTTCCATTAGTAATTCATGAAAGGAATACATCACTCCTTGTCTCTCTTGTTGTTGGTCTTGGTACCATAGGATATGGTAAGTACTCGATTCCCGGCCTATTTGTCCTGGCCTGTGGATATAGCATCATTAGTTCATAAACTTCAGGCGGCACATCAGTCGATACCTTAAGCCCCATATCCCTCAGTTGCTCCACTGTTATTGGGTAATCATGAGTATAATAACCACTAACCAATTTATCAGCTATGTACTTGGCCCTTTCCTCGCCGACCTTATCCTTAATTAGCTCAATAACTAAATCCCTAACCTGATTAATGGCCTTCTCAGCCATGTCAGCAAGTATCAGCGTCTGATCATCAACCTTATCCTTACCCTTAATCTCAACCGCCCTAATTATTGACGGCGCAGGTAAGTACATTCCACTGGGACCACCAAGTTGTGGGTCTACTGGACCGAGTACGGCGTTTGGGTCCATTATTATTTCATCAGCCGCTAGGGCAATTAATGTGCCTCCACTCATGGCGTAGTGAGGCACCACCACAATCTTCTTGGCTGGGTGCGCCTTAAGGGCCTTGGCTATTTGTGATGCTGCAAGCACGAGTCCTCCAGGGGTGTGTAGAATGAGCATGATCGGGATATTGGGTGGTGTTGTCCTGATGGCCCTTATAATGGCCTCTGAGTCCTCAATATCTATGTATCTATAAATCGGTACACCGAGCAAACCAATCTTCTCCTGTCTGTGTATCATGGTTATTACCCTAGAGCCGTACTTACGCTCCATCAACTCTATAAGTCTCAACCTGGTGCGCTGTAGTGACCTTATTGACAACCATGGTGATAGCATTGCTATGAAGAGGAGTATCCAGAAAAGGTACCCAAGTACGTCTGTGTATATATCAAGAATCATTGTAAAAATAACTATCTATACATATTAAAAAGCATTACCATGTACTTCATGATTGACGTAATATAATATTTTAATATTATTTTAATCATAATAACATGGGTGTTATTGGGTGAGGAAGTACTCCTTAATGATGGGTAGTGAGGTATTGGTCCGCAGCGCCATTTACGCAGGTATTAGGTTCTATGCAGGTTACCCAATAACGCCAGCAACGGAGATTGCCGAGTACATGTCGCAACTACTGCCTAGGGCTGGTGGTATTTTTGTGCAGACCGAGGATGAGCTGGCGGCTATAAACATGGCCATAGGCGCCTCCGTGGCTGGGTGGAAGGCCATGGTCGCAACGAGCGGCCCAGGCTTCTCCCTAATGCAGGAGGGCATTGGGCATGCCATTAATACTGAGGTACCATTGTTAATTGTTGATGTTCAGAGGGGTGGTCCATCGACTGGTCAGCCAACAATGCCATCGCAACAAGACGCATTTCAGGCTAGGTATGGCTCTCATGGTTCCTACGAGATAATAGTTCTGAGCCCCAGCAATGTTCAGGAATTGTTCTATTTAACGATAGATGCGGTTAACCTATCTGAGCAATTCCGCACACCGGTGATACTGCTCACGGAAGAAGTTACTGTACACCTGTGGGAGAAGATCTACGTACCAGACCCTGGAGAGTACCCGGTGCTACCCCACGTCACACCGCCTACGCATGG is a genomic window of Vulcanisaeta souniana JCM 11219 containing:
- the bgaS gene encoding beta-galactosidase BgaS, translated to MLSFPRSFRFGWSQAGFQSEMGIPGDEDPNSDWWVWVHDSENIMSGLVSGDLPENGPGYWGLYRVFHENAIKMGLDIARVNVEWSRVFPNPMPEPPSSNVEVVNDKVLKIDVDERDLRRLDETSNKAAIEHYKAIFNDLKNRNIFFILNLYHWPLPLWIHDPIRVRRGDLSGPTGWLDIKTVINFARFAAYVAWKFDDIVDVYSTMNEPNVVAWNGYINVKWGFPPGYLNPILAMKALANLIQAHARAYDAIKTISKKPIGIIYANNAFTPLTDNDEKAVELVERDARWSFFDAIIHGNLYGEVREDLRNRLDWIGVNYYSRVVVKLINDNSYIIVPGYGHTCEKNSVSPDNRPCSDFGWEFYPEGLYDVLMKYWRRYHLPMYVTENGIADSADYLRPYYLVSHIYQVYRALSDGVDVRGYLHWSLTDNYEWASGFSMRFGLLYVDYVTKKQYWRPSAYIYREIAINKAIPDELMHLNAIPPVKPLRR
- a CDS encoding glycosyltransferase family 2 protein → MEITALIISTTRSRAPLLRYAISSAINQSRGPNELVVVMSYYDREIKDLVDPYGFVIHHVSTGVGPMWARGIRESSGDVIAFLDDDDEWLQNKLSHVEKAFSSITGLGLYHNLFQFVDANGNELHCHELPAYYCSMILNRSAIIKDDLGLYMRSKVDEWLHADYWSLFYNTSSLSALKDALTSRLNLIESINLYSDALFFILVLSQCYTVLHEPIILTKYRIHAGQTSRKILNGEFMDMATRDHELFNRIIKEHNTCR
- a CDS encoding SDH family Clp fold serine proteinase; this encodes MILDIYTDVLGYLFWILLFIAMLSPWLSIRSLQRTRLRLIELMERKYGSRVITMIHRQEKIGLLGVPIYRYIDIEDSEAIIRAIRTTPPNIPIMLILHTPGGLVLAASQIAKALKAHPAKKIVVVPHYAMSGGTLIALAADEIIMDPNAVLGPVDPQLGGPSGMYLPAPSIIRAVEIKGKDKVDDQTLILADMAEKAINQVRDLVIELIKDKVGEERAKYIADKLVSGYYTHDYPITVEQLRDMGLKVSTDVPPEVYELMMLYPQARTNRPGIEYLPYPMVPRPTTRETRSDVFLS
- a CDS encoding thiamine pyrophosphate-binding protein produces the protein MRKYSLMMGSEVLVRSAIYAGIRFYAGYPITPATEIAEYMSQLLPRAGGIFVQTEDELAAINMAIGASVAGWKAMVATSGPGFSLMQEGIGHAINTEVPLLIVDVQRGGPSTGQPTMPSQQDAFQARYGSHGSYEIIVLSPSNVQELFYLTIDAVNLSEQFRTPVILLTEEVTVHLWEKIYVPDPGEYPVLPHVTPPTHGDEGFLLESQLHDERGYNVANDPELSAKALWRLIRKIRDNVDKISRIEVKYMEDDPKVFIASYGCTARSALAAVKMLRRDGHRVGFLRLVTLWPFPEDAIKNAIKGANTVIVPEMNAGYMANEFRLLGLNVVSIPKLGGEMPTPEEIYSVARGVVS